From a single Mycolicibacterium mengxianglii genomic region:
- a CDS encoding RluA family pseudouridine synthase: protein MAERSMPVPEGLAGMRVDAGLARLLGLSRTVAAEIAEDGGVALDGSPAGKSDKLTAGAWLEVRLPEAPPPVENVPEQIEGMTILYSDDDIVAVDKPPGVAAHATVGWHGPTVLGGLAAAGFRISTSGIHERQGIVHRLDVGTSGVMVVALSERAYTVLKRAFKQRTVDKRYHALVQGHPDPSSGTIDAPIGRHRGHDWKFAVTEGGRNSVTHYDTVEAFVSASLLDVHLETGRTHQIRVHFAALHHPCCGDLTYGADPTLAKKLGLQRQWLHARSLAFAHPADGRRIEITSPYPADLQHALDVLQGNA, encoded by the coding sequence ATGGCGGAACGGTCGATGCCGGTCCCCGAGGGACTGGCCGGGATGCGGGTCGACGCCGGGCTGGCGCGGTTGTTGGGGCTGTCACGGACTGTGGCCGCCGAGATCGCCGAAGACGGCGGTGTGGCGCTCGACGGCTCACCGGCGGGCAAGTCCGACAAACTCACCGCCGGCGCGTGGCTGGAGGTGCGGCTGCCCGAGGCCCCACCGCCGGTGGAGAACGTCCCCGAACAGATCGAGGGGATGACGATCCTGTACTCCGACGACGACATCGTCGCCGTCGACAAACCCCCGGGGGTCGCCGCACACGCCACCGTCGGCTGGCACGGGCCCACGGTGCTGGGCGGGCTGGCTGCGGCCGGGTTCCGGATCAGCACCTCGGGCATCCACGAACGCCAGGGCATCGTCCACCGCCTCGACGTCGGCACCTCCGGCGTGATGGTGGTCGCGCTCTCCGAACGCGCATACACCGTGCTCAAGAGGGCGTTCAAGCAGCGCACCGTGGACAAGCGTTACCACGCCCTGGTCCAGGGGCATCCCGATCCCTCCAGCGGAACCATCGACGCGCCCATCGGCCGGCATCGTGGTCACGACTGGAAGTTCGCGGTCACCGAGGGGGGCCGCAACAGCGTCACGCACTACGACACCGTGGAAGCGTTCGTTTCGGCGAGCCTGCTCGACGTGCACCTCGAGACCGGCCGCACCCACCAGATCCGGGTGCATTTCGCCGCCCTGCACCATCCCTGCTGCGGCGACCTCACCTACGGGGCGGATCCGACACTGGCCAAAAAGCTTGGGCTGCAACGGCAGTGGCTGCACGCCCGGTCGCTGGCCTTCGCCCATCCCGCCGACGGCCGCCGGATCGAGATCACCAGTCCCTACCCGGCAGACCTGCAGCACGCACTCGACGTCCTCCAAGGGAACGCGTGA